A single region of the Rhizobium binae genome encodes:
- a CDS encoding flavin reductase family protein, with amino-acid sequence MSDHTHFDFSSLNERERYKILIGTVIPRPIALVTTVSKDGQPNAGPFSFFNVLTHDPAIVAIGVENYADMRFKDTARNIRETGEFTVHICDNALVEQMEICAIKFGPEVNEMEEAGLATVPGGMVRSPRILAAPAALECRRHTTLQVGPAREIILGEVVGVFVRSDAVNASNLHIDQQMMDTVGRMGGHTYARTRDQFDIKTLTPQEWDGRRAGVKTAAE; translated from the coding sequence ATGTCCGACCATACCCATTTCGACTTCTCCAGCCTCAACGAGCGCGAGCGCTACAAGATCCTGATCGGCACTGTGATCCCGCGGCCGATCGCTTTGGTCACGACTGTCAGCAAGGACGGCCAGCCGAACGCCGGCCCGTTCAGCTTCTTCAACGTGCTCACGCACGATCCGGCCATCGTCGCCATCGGCGTCGAGAACTATGCCGACATGCGCTTCAAGGACACCGCCCGCAATATCCGCGAGACCGGCGAGTTCACCGTCCACATCTGCGACAACGCGCTGGTCGAGCAGATGGAAATCTGCGCCATCAAGTTCGGCCCCGAGGTAAACGAGATGGAGGAGGCGGGCCTCGCGACGGTGCCCGGCGGGATGGTCCGCAGTCCGCGAATCCTGGCAGCCCCGGCAGCGCTCGAATGCCGCCGCCACACAACCCTGCAGGTCGGCCCGGCCCGCGAGATCATCCTCGGCGAGGTCGTCGGCGTCTTCGTCCGCAGCGATGCGGTCAATGCATCGAACCTGCATATCGACCAGCAGATGATGGACACCGTCGGCCGTATGGGTGGGCATACCTATGCCCGCACACGCGACCAGTTCGACATCAAGACGCTGACCCCTCAGGAATGGGACGGCCGGAGGGCTGGTGTGAAGACGGCGGCAGAATAA